The Candidatus Rokuibacteriota bacterium genomic sequence TGCAGATCCGTTTTCCGGCGGCGTGTCTTGCCCTGGCCGCCGCGCTGGCCGCCGTGCCGTCCGCGGTCGCTCAGGTTTCCAAACCGCCGCGGGATCCGGTTTTGATCCAGAGAAAGCTTCAGCAGAGCGCGGCGCTCCAGCGAGAGGCGCTCCAGACTCTGAAGGATCCCGGCCAGGCCGAGCGGCTCGTCAAGAACGCCTGGACCGAGCTCAAGTCCGCCAAGGACGACATGGTCATCAACGCGTCGAACATGCAGTTTCCGGATCCGCTCTTCAATACGAACAACGGGCGGGCCGAGCAGGCGCTCGCGCTTCTGCTCGGCTGCTGGGACACGCTCAAGCTCCGAGACAAATGGACCGACCCGAGCAAAGAGATCGCCGGGGTGCGCGGCAGGCTGCAGCAGTCCCTCGGCCTCACGAATACCGTGGCCGCCACGACGTTCTGATAGCGGGCGAAAGATAGTGTGAGCTAGCGGCGATACCCGGGCAAGGGACCCGTCAGTCGAGTTCGCTCTTCTGGCAAACACAGAAAACGGCGCTCGAGAAGAACTCATCAAGACCGGGCACCTGCGCCAGCGGGCGCAGGAATTTGGCCAAGGGTGCTCCCTTCCCTCCGAACCCGATCCGCCGCTCGTGCAGCACGCGGAACGGTAGGCGCCGGAGGAGGCCCCGGAAACCCCGGATCGTCATGTCCGGGTTGAGGTAGTAGCTCCAATCCCCGCGGTAGGGATTCTCACGGCGCTGCCCTGTGGTGAGATCGATCCGATAAAAGGGTGGGGCATAGTCGGGCGACTCGTAGCGCCGAGCCGCAGCTTCGAGCAAGGTTGGCATCGAGAAGACCACATGCGGCCAAGGAAAGGGGATGATTTCGCTCAAGTGGGCACCGTACGGGCCGAACCACGGGTGAAAATGGACGAGGAACAGGCCCCCCGGCCGCAGCACACGATGCACCTCGCGGAAGATCGCCTCGGGCTTCGAGAGATGCTCCACCGTATCCACCGTGTAGGCTAAGTCGAAACTGGCATCCGGCAGGGGCATCGAGACGTCATCCGAGCGGACGAACTCGATACGATCCCCGTACCGGGTGGCGCCGTCCGCCAGGGCCGCGGCATCCCGATCCACGCCGATGGCGCGGAACGATTCGATGTCGAGGAGCGAGGCCAGGAGGTACCCACGCGAGCAGCCGAGCTCAAGGACCGTTTTGCCCTGCAAGCGGCAGAACTCCGAGAAGAGCGCGTGATACCCGGGTACTGTGGACACGCGATCCGCCACGCAGGTGGTCAAACTACCACTCTGGTGGACATTGTGCGTGCTGTATTTCGCCAATGGCCCGGAGCTAAATAGACGACTCAGGAGAAGGGTGGCGCGGACACCGGCACGCATAAGTATCCTTTCTTAGTGGTGCCGGGATCGCCGGCATCCCCGCTTCGTGGCCCAAGACTCGGGCTGGATGATCGCCTGCTCGAGTTTCACAACCGGCTTACGCCTCCTCGGCCCCAGTGACGCTGCGAACCTTTCTCGATTCTGTCGCGGCGACACCGCTGTCCCACGGCGAACAACTGTCCCAGCTCGATACCAATCGCAAACCCGAGCGCCAAAGCGCCGATGGCATAAATCCCCCGCCGCCAGCTCTGACAGACAACCCGAAAACAGCTCCCGGCCAGCAGGAAACCGAACGGGATGAAAGACCCGTAGACGATGAAGCAGCACCAGACGACCAGCAGGACTCGCCGAAGATGCGGCCCGTCTCTCTCTTCGTCCGCCTCTATTTGGCCGCTCATACGTTCCCCCGGTGACGCTGTCCTCCGACACATCCTGACACAAGTGACATCCTCTCGGCTTTTCTACCGGCCTTTCTGTCGATATATCTTACAGATCAGAACCGGCTAGCGTCCCTTAGGACCTCAACGAGGCGAAATTACGACTTATCGTACAATGGCCCGAGGATTGCTTAAGTCCTGTGGCTACGTTTGAGAATCGGGGCATTTCCTCAGAGGGGACGAAACAGTGAAGGATCCTAGGGGTGGCGCTCTTCGTCTCCTGCTCATCACCACCATCGTCCTTCCGTGTGTGCTTCCCGCCGCCAGCCTCCCTGCAGGCGCTCAATCGCCACTCGAGGAGCAGCGGAAGCAGCCGGCAGTCGGAAAACGTGACGCCGCCCTGGCAGGTCGCGTTGTGGCCGTGCAAAACGGTGTGATCCATACCAGCATCACCGCCGATTGGCGCTCTGGTGGAATCACCGACGGCACCGTACTGCGAGTGCAACTGGCGAGCCGCACCTTGAACGCCCGCTTCCTCTCGCCCAGCCACTACTCGCAGGTCGTGACTGACCCTGCCGCCCGGAAGGGTCTCGACGTGGACGTTGCCTGCACGCTCAATCGGGACGGGTCTCTCGCCGTCGTCGGACTCTCTGGCAGCCTGCCGGAGTGGCTCGGCGTCAAGACCGGGTCAGCCGTCACCGTCGTGAAGCCATGATCTCCTCCTTGCAGAGCGTCCTGCGACACGGTGGGATCTCGCTCCTCGCTTTGGCCGTCCTGGCCGGCTCGCTCCTTGGGACGGCCCCTCCATCGCACGCGCAGACCTGGACGGCCACGTGGACCCAGAAGGGTCCCCCTGGCCCATACGGCAGGGGCTGGGTCGATATGACGTACGACTCCATCAACCGCCGCGTTGTCCAGATGGCCGGCAGTGGCGGGAGCTACATGAATGATGTCTGGTGGTACGACGCGGCCGGCGATCTCTGGACTCAAATCGAGCCAAACTTCAGCAACGCCCAGATCGTTGACTTCGTGCCGCCCTGCCCCCGGGACGAGATGGCCATCGAGTACGACCCAGTCAATCAACTCTACTGGATGTTCGGCGGCAGCGGCTTTGCATGTGTCGGCCCGATCCGAACAGCCGGAAGTGGTACCACCACGACGACCCTCGTGGACAGCACTCTGACCGCCACCGCGGCGGACGCGTACAAGGACTGGAGCGTCCAAGGGGTCGACGCGTACAATACCTTCGCTTACGTCTCGGCCTACGATCCGGTGTCGAAGACGCTGACCCTCGCTACACCGTTCGCCGGCCTCGCTCCCGGCGGTCGGTACAATCTCTTCCCCCAGCGCGGCGGTGGCGGCACCTGGTATTACTCGCCCGTCACGCATACGTGGGGGAGTCTCACTGGTCCCCACTGGGGCTACTCCGGCCAGTCACCGGGAAGCCGCTTGAGCCCTTCTATGGCGTATTCGTCGCTTGATCAGGCCCTCGTCATGTTCGGGGGACAGGGCGCCAACGACACCTGGGCCCTGGACGTTCTCACCAAGACTTGGGTCCAGCAAATCCCCGGAGGCAGCCCGGGCTCGCCGGCGGGTCGCGCCCAGATCACGAATGCCATGGTCTACGACAGCACCAACGATGTGTTCATCCTCTTCGGCGGATGCCTCTGCAGCGGGAATGGGGGCTCTTCAGCCGGAGACACGTGGGCGTATCGCTTGTCTACCAACACATGGACCAACATGAATCCCCCCGTGAGCCCGCCCGCCCGCCAGGCGCACAACATGGTCTACGACAGCACCAACGGGGTCGTGGTGCTTTTCGGAGGCTTCGACGCGCCCAGCGGAACGTACTTCAATGATCTCTGGGTCTACAGCTACGCGAGCAACACGTGGACGCAAGTCTTCCCGGCTCTCTCACCCCCGGTCAGAGCAATCGCCGCCATGGCCTACGATCCGGTCAATCAGGTCGCAGTCCTCTACGGAGGCGCCATCGCGACAGGATCTCGGTACGACGTCTGGTCGTTGCAGCTCGCGGGCTCGAGCACCCCGAATCCGGTTCCATCTATCACCTCGATCTCGCCCAACACCATCGCCGGCGGCGGCCCAAGCTTCACCCTGACCGTGACCGGCGCAAACTTCGTCCCAGATTCCGTTGTGCGGTGGAACGGCGTCGCCCGGCCTACGACCTATGTTCGCAACACTCAGCTCCAGGCCAGCATCCCCGCCGGCGACATTGCCTCGCCTGGATCGCGGACGATCACCGTCTTCACCCCGAGTCCCGGCGGCGGCACCTCATCGGGCCTCACGCTGACCGTCACGGGTCCAGCGCCCACAGTGGCCTCGATCACGCCCAATCAGGGGCCGCCGGGCACTACCGTGCCGGTGACAATCACCGGGACCGGCTTCGTCGCCGGCGCCGCGGTGAGCCTCAGCGGGACGGGCATCACCGTGAGCGGTGTCTCGGTATCCTCAGCGACGCAGCTGGCTGCTACGCTGACCATCGCCAGCGGGGCCGCGCTCGGGGCCCGCGACGTGACCGTGAGCAAACCGGGCGGCGGGGCTGGGACTCTGGCCGGCGGCTTCACCGTGGTGGCACCCGTGACCCTGGCTCTGGCCTACAACGGCAAGCTCCGGGACCGCGTGGGGCAAGGCAACACGGCGCTGGGCCCCGACGGCGCCTTCGACGGCACCCTGACCGCGACCCTCAGCGCCAGCGGCGGACGCACCGTGACCGCCCTCCGCCTGGACAGTAACGCGCCGGGGACCTGGGACACGACCAGCGGCGGGAGCGGGTTTTGGGTGCTGGCGGTGGCCCCCGCGCTGGACGGCGCCCTGCTCAATGCCCCCGGCACCATGGCCGTCAACTTCCCCGTGGCCAACGGCGGCACGTTCGTCCTCTTCGCCTCCGACTATCTGAACTCCGAGTTCCTGCCGGGCCGGACCCTCACCCTCAC encodes the following:
- a CDS encoding methyltransferase domain-containing protein, producing the protein MRAGVRATLLLSRLFSSGPLAKYSTHNVHQSGSLTTCVADRVSTVPGYHALFSEFCRLQGKTVLELGCSRGYLLASLLDIESFRAIGVDRDAAALADGATRYGDRIEFVRSDDVSMPLPDASFDLAYTVDTVEHLSKPEAIFREVHRVLRPGGLFLVHFHPWFGPYGAHLSEIIPFPWPHVVFSMPTLLEAAARRYESPDYAPPFYRIDLTTGQRRENPYRGDWSYYLNPDMTIRGFRGLLRRLPFRVLHERRIGFGGKGAPLAKFLRPLAQVPGLDEFFSSAVFCVCQKSELD
- a CDS encoding kelch repeat-containing protein, whose protein sequence is MTYDSINRRVVQMAGSGGSYMNDVWWYDAAGDLWTQIEPNFSNAQIVDFVPPCPRDEMAIEYDPVNQLYWMFGGSGFACVGPIRTAGSGTTTTTLVDSTLTATAADAYKDWSVQGVDAYNTFAYVSAYDPVSKTLTLATPFAGLAPGGRYNLFPQRGGGGTWYYSPVTHTWGSLTGPHWGYSGQSPGSRLSPSMAYSSLDQALVMFGGQGANDTWALDVLTKTWVQQIPGGSPGSPAGRAQITNAMVYDSTNDVFILFGGCLCSGNGGSSAGDTWAYRLSTNTWTNMNPPVSPPARQAHNMVYDSTNGVVVLFGGFDAPSGTYFNDLWVYSYASNTWTQVFPALSPPVRAIAAMAYDPVNQVAVLYGGAIATGSRYDVWSLQLAGSSTPNPVPSITSISPNTIAGGGPSFTLTVTGANFVPDSVVRWNGVARPTTYVRNTQLQASIPAGDIASPGSRTITVFTPSPGGGTSSGLTLTVTGPAPTVASITPNQGPPGTTVPVTITGTGFVAGAAVSLSGTGITVSGVSVSSATQLAATLTIASGAALGARDVTVSKPGGGAGTLAGGFTVVAPVTLALAYNGKLRDRVGQGNTALGPDGAFDGTLTATLSASGGRTVTALRLDSNAPGTWDTTSGGSGFWVLAVAPALDGALLNAPGTMAVNFPVANGGTFVLFASDYLNSEFLPGRTLTLT